A genomic segment from Nicotiana tabacum cultivar K326 chromosome 9, ASM71507v2, whole genome shotgun sequence encodes:
- the LOC142163935 gene encoding uncharacterized protein LOC142163935, producing the protein MEITNRFAGEDIAKSFPGWRMFFDGATNFKGVGIGVFLISVSGQHYPASTKIRFPCTNNMVEYEACILGIRMVVDMNIKELLVIGDSALPIHQIQGEWSTKNVKILPYLHYVKELCKKFTNIEFKHVPRIQNEFDVYDSASRQDLHRPYRGRDQGSTCLLLPCR; encoded by the coding sequence ATGGAGATTACAAACCGCTTTGCTGGGGAGGATATTGCAAAATCATTCCCtggatggagaatgtttttcgatggagcaacaaatttcaaaggagtcggAATTGGGGTATTCCTAATTTCGGTATCCGGACAGCACTACCCAGCATCAACAAAGATAAGGTTcccttgtaccaataatatggttGAATACGAAGCGTGCATCCTTGGAATCAGAATGGTAGTCGACATGAACATCAAAGAACTTTTGGTCATAGGAGATTCTGCTTTGCCGATACACCAAATCCAAGGAGAATGGTCCACCAAGAATGTCAAGATACTTCCATACCTGCACTACGTGAAGgagctatgcaagaagttcacAAATATTGAGTTCAAGCACGTCCCTAGGATTCAGAACGAGTTCGATGtctatgattcagcatccagacAAGATCTACATCGACCCTATCGAGGTAGAGATCAGGGATCAACATGCCTATTGCTTCCATGTAGATGA